The following proteins come from a genomic window of Sulfitobacter indolifex:
- a CDS encoding CaiB/BaiF CoA transferase family protein translates to MQQNTLPLDGIRVIDFTQVMLGPCATQMLADFGADVIKVERPGAGDLSRGFYGEDSEEAVNNAVFASLNRNKRSVEIDTKSPEGKQMIYDLVRESDVVVDNFRAGVMERLGFGYDKLKEINPAIISASGTGYGETGPYAHKGGQDVLAQAMSGVMEKRSDPSIPKSIYPTTLCDYTAGMHLVQGVLAALLSRAKTGQGQKVSVSLYDSMIAMQMQEAAQWSKHREVLNWAAMPLTGVFDTTDGAVVVVGAFKLNPLQDICNALEIEDLSPQYPTLATQRKNKPFLQETFRERFATNTTAYWLERLEAQDLLCAPVRSLSTALEDPQTEINGMLLDIDHPVLGQMQLIGSPVHLSDVPMGIRRMPPRLGEHTEEVIAEFGLRQKERVAG, encoded by the coding sequence ATGCAGCAGAATACTCTCCCACTTGATGGCATTCGGGTGATCGATTTCACTCAAGTGATGCTCGGCCCCTGTGCCACTCAGATGCTGGCCGACTTCGGTGCAGACGTGATCAAGGTCGAGCGCCCCGGCGCCGGCGACCTGTCGCGCGGGTTCTATGGCGAGGACAGTGAAGAGGCGGTGAACAATGCCGTCTTCGCCTCGCTCAACCGCAACAAGCGCTCGGTCGAGATCGACACTAAATCGCCCGAAGGCAAGCAGATGATCTATGATCTGGTGCGCGAATCTGATGTAGTGGTCGACAACTTCCGCGCCGGTGTGATGGAGCGGCTTGGCTTTGGCTACGACAAGCTGAAAGAGATCAACCCCGCCATTATCAGCGCTTCAGGCACCGGCTATGGCGAGACTGGTCCCTATGCCCACAAGGGCGGGCAGGACGTGCTGGCCCAAGCCATGAGCGGCGTGATGGAGAAGAGGTCAGACCCCTCGATCCCGAAGTCGATCTACCCGACCACGCTTTGTGACTACACCGCCGGGATGCACTTGGTGCAGGGCGTGCTGGCAGCATTGCTGTCGCGGGCCAAGACCGGGCAGGGGCAAAAGGTCAGCGTCTCGCTCTACGACTCAATGATTGCGATGCAGATGCAGGAGGCCGCGCAGTGGAGCAAACATCGCGAGGTGCTGAACTGGGCTGCGATGCCGCTGACGGGCGTGTTCGACACCACCGATGGCGCTGTGGTTGTGGTGGGGGCGTTCAAGCTCAATCCGCTGCAGGACATCTGCAATGCGCTCGAGATCGAGGATCTGTCGCCGCAGTATCCCACCCTTGCCACGCAGCGTAAGAACAAACCATTCCTGCAAGAAACCTTCCGTGAGCGCTTCGCCACCAACACCACAGCCTATTGGCTGGAGCGTTTAGAAGCGCAGGATCTGCTCTGCGCCCCCGTACGCTCGTTGAGCACCGCGCTGGAAGATCCGCAGACCGAGATCAACGGCATGCTGCTCGACATTGATCACCCGGTTCTGGGGCAAATGCAGCTTATCGGCTCGCCGGTCCATCTGAGCGATGTGCCGATGGGCATTCGTCGGATGCCGCCGCGTCTGGGCGAGCATACCGAAGAGGTCATCGCCGAGTTTGGCCTGCGGCAGAAGGAAAGGGTCGCAGGATGA
- a CDS encoding enoyl-CoA hydratase-related protein, translated as MSVLFTVEDHVARVTIDRPDRMNAMDSATQARLAEIWDEIEATPEIRCVVLTGSGDRAFSAGADLKDDSGMSGVDYWKDISATGFGRIALRGTLTTPVIARINGLALGGGLEMAMGCDILIAADTARFGLPEAKVGRLPLDGGMITLPRLIPRNIAMGMMMTGRMVSAQDMAGYGLINAVVPAADLDAEVDRWVADILASAPLSVRAIKATARETAHMSVHEAYQHETPELIAALNSEDADEGVAAFREKRAPVWRGK; from the coding sequence ATGAGCGTACTCTTCACCGTCGAAGATCATGTGGCGCGCGTCACCATCGACCGGCCCGACCGGATGAACGCGATGGACAGCGCGACGCAGGCCCGTCTGGCCGAGATCTGGGACGAAATTGAGGCCACCCCCGAGATCCGCTGCGTGGTTCTGACCGGCAGCGGCGACCGGGCCTTTTCGGCAGGGGCGGACCTGAAGGACGACAGCGGGATGTCTGGTGTCGATTACTGGAAGGACATCAGCGCCACCGGGTTTGGTCGGATCGCCCTGCGCGGCACGCTGACCACCCCGGTGATCGCGCGGATCAACGGGCTGGCGCTTGGCGGTGGGCTGGAGATGGCGATGGGCTGCGATATTCTCATCGCCGCCGACACCGCGCGCTTTGGCCTGCCCGAGGCCAAGGTGGGCCGGCTGCCGCTGGACGGCGGCATGATCACGCTGCCGCGCTTGATCCCCCGCAACATTGCCATGGGAATGATGATGACGGGGCGCATGGTCTCGGCACAAGACATGGCAGGCTACGGATTGATCAACGCGGTGGTCCCTGCTGCCGATCTCGACGCCGAAGTCGACCGCTGGGTCGCCGACATTCTCGCCTCGGCCCCGCTGAGCGTCAGGGCAATCAAGGCGACCGCGCGGGAGACCGCGCATATGTCGGTGCATGAGGCCTATCAGCATGAAACGCCGGAACTTATCGCAGCGCTTAACTCCGAGGATGCCGATGAGGGCGTCGCAGCCTTTCGCGAAAAACGCGCGCCGGTCTGGCGCGGTAAATAA
- a CDS encoding 4Fe-4S dicluster domain-containing protein, which translates to MPLIITSACIDVKDGICTTSCPVDCIYEGERMFYIHPTECIECGMCESICPVDAIRYDDEATGAEAKFVRINAEAFHDASGQIDEPGGWYKGSTPIKDHPEVAAHEARQPETQDQ; encoded by the coding sequence ATGCCTTTGATCATCACCAGCGCCTGTATCGACGTCAAAGACGGGATCTGCACCACCTCCTGTCCGGTCGACTGCATCTACGAGGGCGAGCGGATGTTCTACATCCACCCGACCGAATGCATCGAATGTGGCATGTGCGAGAGCATCTGCCCGGTCGACGCGATCCGCTATGATGACGAAGCCACCGGGGCAGAGGCGAAATTCGTGCGGATCAATGCCGAAGCCTTTCACGATGCTTCGGGTCAGATCGACGAGCCGGGCGGTTGGTACAAGGGCTCCACTCCGATCAAGGACCACCCCGAGGTCGCCGCCCATGAGGCGCGGCAACCAGAAACACAGGATCAATGA
- a CDS encoding dihydrodipicolinate synthase family protein yields MQGIIAAVPTPVDAQGAPQKAPFLDHCRWMLENGCDALNVLGSTGEANSFDAATRKEIMTWAAEAFDTARLMVGTGTPALAETLALTAHADDAGYGVALVLPPYYYKPVDEDGLFCWDEALHHGLGTRRIQIYFYNFPQMTGITLSPNLIERLHRAYPERFTGIKDSSGDLAYCRTLTSMMPDFAVFPSSETSLAEAAASGFAGCISATVNQTAPLCARVWRSRETPDAELLTRIGAIRTAIASEPLIPAVKYLVARRTEAALWAETLPPFTPLTDAQKARLDQIDLPAPALTN; encoded by the coding sequence ATGCAAGGTATCATTGCCGCTGTGCCGACGCCCGTAGATGCACAGGGCGCGCCACAAAAAGCGCCGTTTCTTGACCATTGCCGCTGGATGCTGGAAAACGGCTGTGACGCGCTTAACGTCTTGGGCTCTACCGGGGAGGCAAACTCCTTTGATGCGGCCACCCGCAAGGAGATCATGACCTGGGCGGCAGAGGCGTTTGACACCGCCCGCCTGATGGTCGGCACCGGCACGCCCGCGCTGGCGGAAACCCTCGCGCTGACCGCGCATGCGGATGACGCAGGCTACGGCGTGGCGCTGGTTTTGCCGCCCTATTACTACAAACCTGTCGACGAAGACGGGCTGTTTTGCTGGGATGAAGCGCTGCACCATGGGTTGGGCACGCGCCGGATCCAAATCTACTTCTACAACTTCCCGCAGATGACCGGGATTACCCTGTCGCCGAACTTGATCGAACGGCTGCACCGCGCCTATCCGGAGCGTTTTACGGGCATCAAAGACAGTTCCGGCGATCTGGCCTATTGCCGGACCCTGACATCAATGATGCCGGATTTCGCGGTCTTCCCCAGTTCTGAAACCTCGCTGGCCGAAGCCGCGGCATCGGGGTTTGCGGGATGTATCTCGGCCACTGTCAACCAGACCGCGCCCCTTTGCGCTCGGGTTTGGCGCTCGCGGGAGACGCCGGACGCTGAGTTGCTAACGCGGATCGGCGCGATACGCACAGCGATTGCCAGTGAGCCGCTGATCCCGGCAGTGAAATACCTCGTGGCACGGCGGACCGAAGCGGCCCTTTGGGCGGAAACGCTCCCGCCATTCACCCCCTTAACTGACGCGCAGAAAGCCCGATTGGACCAAATCGACCTTCCTGCGCCAGCTCTGACCAATTGA
- a CDS encoding aldehyde dehydrogenase family protein has translation MTKHENLTHLGKHDNLINGTWVSFDNYKDNVNPSDTNDVIGSYSYGDAESVEQAVEAAKGAESAWADSTPQARYDLLDAVGNALAARKEEFGRLLAREEGKTLAESIGETMRASQVFKFFAGEALRQVGDLQPSVRPNVDVEVTREPVGIVGLITPWNFPIAIPAWKIAPALAYGNCVIMKPADLTPGCAHAIAELLQENGCPPGVFNLVMGRGSSVGEAIVTHPDITAISFTGSVGTGNHIAEVCGKMKKKVQLEMGGKNPMVVLNDADLSVAVAACINGTFFSTGQRCTASSRLIVEAGIHDEFVAEMTKQMQALKVGDALDPETQIGPVVDEKQLKSNLDYIALAKSEAAEVIGGERLELDKPGFYQAPALFVGTDNSMRINREEIFGPCGSVIKVADFDEALAVANDTEFGLSAGICTSSLKLAREFKRRVEAGMVMVNLPTAGVDYHVPFGGRKGSSFGAREQGRYAVEFYTTVKTSYVFAG, from the coding sequence ATGACCAAACATGAAAACCTGACCCATTTGGGCAAGCACGACAATCTGATCAACGGCACTTGGGTTAGCTTTGACAACTACAAGGACAACGTGAACCCCTCGGACACCAACGACGTTATCGGCAGCTATTCTTATGGCGACGCCGAGTCCGTCGAACAGGCGGTCGAGGCCGCGAAAGGTGCCGAAAGCGCTTGGGCCGACAGCACCCCGCAAGCCCGTTATGACTTGTTGGATGCTGTCGGCAACGCCTTGGCCGCTCGCAAAGAAGAGTTTGGCCGACTGCTTGCCCGCGAGGAGGGTAAAACCCTCGCCGAAAGCATTGGCGAAACCATGCGCGCCAGCCAAGTGTTCAAGTTTTTCGCCGGAGAGGCGCTGCGTCAGGTCGGTGATCTTCAACCGTCGGTTCGCCCGAATGTTGATGTCGAAGTGACCCGCGAACCTGTGGGCATCGTCGGGCTGATCACGCCGTGGAATTTCCCGATCGCCATTCCAGCATGGAAGATCGCCCCGGCGCTGGCCTATGGCAACTGCGTCATCATGAAGCCCGCCGACCTGACGCCCGGCTGCGCCCATGCAATTGCTGAGCTGCTGCAAGAAAATGGCTGCCCTCCGGGTGTCTTCAATCTGGTGATGGGCCGCGGCTCATCCGTGGGCGAGGCGATCGTGACCCATCCCGACATCACCGCCATCTCCTTTACCGGCTCTGTCGGGACTGGCAATCACATTGCCGAGGTCTGCGGCAAGATGAAGAAGAAGGTGCAGCTTGAGATGGGCGGCAAGAACCCGATGGTTGTGCTGAACGACGCAGACCTTTCCGTGGCCGTTGCTGCTTGCATTAATGGTACGTTCTTTTCCACCGGCCAACGCTGCACCGCGTCGTCGCGTCTGATCGTGGAGGCCGGGATTCACGATGAGTTTGTGGCCGAGATGACCAAGCAGATGCAAGCGCTCAAGGTTGGGGACGCACTTGATCCCGAGACGCAGATCGGCCCGGTGGTTGACGAAAAGCAATTGAAGTCGAACCTCGATTATATCGCACTGGCCAAATCCGAAGCGGCTGAGGTCATCGGCGGCGAGCGTTTGGAACTGGATAAGCCCGGCTTCTATCAAGCGCCGGCGCTGTTTGTCGGCACCGATAATTCCATGCGCATCAACCGTGAAGAAATCTTTGGCCCCTGCGGGTCGGTCATCAAAGTTGCCGATTTCGATGAAGCGCTTGCCGTGGCCAATGACACCGAATTTGGCCTCTCTGCGGGGATCTGCACCAGCAGCTTGAAACTGGCGCGCGAGTTCAAGCGCCGTGTTGAGGCAGGCATGGTGATGGTCAACCTTCCGACCGCCGGGGTGGATTACCACGTGCCCTTCGGGGGGCGCAAAGGCTCTTCCTTTGGCGCACGCGAGCAGGGGCGCTATGCGGTGGAGTTCTATACCACGGTGAAAACCTCCTATGTCTTTGCGGGCTGA
- a CDS encoding deoxycytidylate deaminase: MAEQATWDARFLQLAETISSWSEDRDFHVGAVIVGPDHEICATGYNGLPRGVASVDPARFDRASGEKFYWFEHAERNAIYNAARIGVPLIGCTIYINRFPCADCTRAIIQCGIDKIICPEKPAYDAALGKSFDASEIMIQEGKILLRPAQSSE, encoded by the coding sequence ATGGCGGAGCAGGCCACATGGGACGCGCGCTTTCTTCAACTAGCTGAGACGATATCCAGCTGGTCGGAGGACCGCGATTTCCATGTCGGGGCGGTTATCGTCGGGCCTGACCATGAAATTTGCGCGACGGGCTATAACGGCCTGCCGCGCGGCGTCGCCTCAGTTGATCCCGCCCGTTTTGATCGAGCGAGCGGGGAGAAGTTCTATTGGTTCGAACACGCCGAACGCAACGCCATCTATAACGCCGCCCGGATAGGCGTGCCGCTGATCGGCTGCACGATCTATATCAACCGCTTCCCCTGCGCAGATTGCACGAGGGCTATAATTCAATGCGGTATAGATAAGATTATCTGTCCAGAAAAACCTGCGTATGACGCGGCGCTCGGCAAAAGCTTTGATGCATCTGAGATAATGATCCAAGAAGGAAAGATACTGCTTCGCCCCGCCCAAAGCTCAGAATAG
- the rpsU gene encoding 30S ribosomal protein S21, with protein sequence MQVSVRDNNVDQALRVLKKKLQKEGVFREMKLKQHFEKPSEKNARQKAEAIRRARKLARKKLEREG encoded by the coding sequence ATGCAGGTTAGTGTACGCGACAATAACGTCGATCAGGCCCTCCGAGTTCTAAAGAAAAAGCTCCAAAAGGAAGGCGTATTCCGTGAAATGAAGCTCAAGCAACATTTCGAGAAACCCTCCGAGAAAAACGCGCGTCAGAAAGCAGAAGCGATTCGCCGTGCCCGCAAGCTGGCACGAAAGAAGCTGGAACGCGAAGGGTGA
- a CDS encoding GntR family transcriptional regulator, producing MMQNAPAQAITRKSLHQELVDRLQPLIISGELTPGSKVPEKLLCTRFGVSRTPLREALKVLASDGLIRLEPNRGAWVTLVTVGEVEEVFPVLGALEALSGELACKSITTEEINAVRRLHAQMIESYDTRDLDSYFAINQKIHRAILLAARNDTLTTSCQALSLRMQRARYLANMTEGRWYAAVQEHENILKFLIDKDGRRLASTLLDHMESKRVSVVQWLEAQNEPSEPV from the coding sequence ATGATGCAAAATGCGCCGGCTCAGGCCATCACACGTAAATCCCTGCATCAGGAGCTGGTCGACCGCCTGCAACCCCTGATCATCAGCGGTGAATTGACCCCGGGGTCGAAAGTGCCAGAAAAGCTGCTCTGCACCCGCTTTGGTGTGTCGCGGACCCCCCTTCGGGAGGCGCTGAAGGTTCTCGCGTCAGACGGGCTGATCCGGCTGGAACCTAACCGAGGGGCTTGGGTCACTCTGGTCACGGTTGGTGAAGTCGAGGAAGTTTTCCCAGTTCTCGGCGCGCTCGAAGCACTGTCAGGCGAACTGGCGTGCAAAAGCATCACGACCGAGGAAATCAATGCCGTGCGTAGACTGCATGCGCAGATGATTGAAAGCTACGACACGCGAGATCTGGACTCTTATTTCGCGATCAACCAGAAAATCCACCGCGCAATTTTGCTCGCGGCACGCAACGACACTCTGACGACCTCCTGTCAGGCCCTTTCGTTGCGGATGCAGCGCGCCCGCTACCTTGCTAACATGACAGAAGGCAGGTGGTACGCAGCGGTGCAGGAGCACGAAAATATACTAAAATTCTTGATCGATAAGGACGGCAGGCGCTTAGCGAGCACGCTTCTGGATCACATGGAATCCAAGCGCGTTTCGGTGGTCCAGTGGCTTGAGGCGCAAAACGAGCCTTCAGAGCCTGTGTAA
- a CDS encoding FAD-binding and (Fe-S)-binding domain-containing protein, with product MPQQLSDLLQSRVEGDLMFDQFSRGRYATDASLYQIMPLGVLCPKSEDDIAAAIDIAREQRVPILPRGGGTSQCGQTVNEALVLDNTQYFNDILELDVENQRCVVRPGIVLDVLNRALKPHGLWFPVDVSTASRATIGGMAGNNSCGGKSLRYGMMRDNVLSIDAFMADGSHHHFGLNGPPPSPAYKALKDDMQSLGRREAAEIEARFPKVMRRVGGYNIDALTPDNAPLNLAQLLVGSEGTLAYSTAVELKLWPILSQKVLGVCHFATFHQAMDAAQHLVKLQPQGVELVDATMISLARDIQMFQPTIAEVVTGSPEALLLVEFAEEDVTRHPAKLKELEEMMGDLGFSWTGTGRNWGGVTKVTDAALQGRIAELRSSGLNIMMSMKDDGKPVSFVEDCAVELPDLAAYTAGLTEIFDRHGTKGTWYAHASVGCLHVRPVLNLKLDKDVKTMRQIAEECFDLVARYKGSHSGEHGDGLVRSEFHEKMFGARMVANFAEVKQRFDPEGLFNPGKIVNAPKMDDRRLFRYGPDYNAPEIKTALDWSDWTGSGGGFQGAIEMCNNNGACRKLKGGVMCPSYRVTRKEQDLTRGRANTLRLAITGQLGPDALTSDEMAETMKLCVSCKGCKRECPTGVDMARMKIEVMSARAKKHGISLHDRLVGYLPRYAPMASRLSVLANLRNSVPGLARLTEGLTGFTRTRALPIWSANAFRDSEVAQQDRPEAVIFADCFNRYFEPENLRATVNVMAAAHVPVAVATQPRGERPLCCGRTFLSVGLVEEAKVEAQRLIKALLPYAQQGLPIIGLEPSCLLTLRDEIPALLPGADTALLARQARMLEEYIADQEDNPDFDLPLSSPAPKVLLHGHCHQKAMGIMSSIEKTLARLPDTEIETVETSCCGMAGSFGYGVDTHEVSRKMAEADLAPAVRRAEASTLIVADGTSCRHQVSDIAGRKPIHVARLLEMALKTGEEAT from the coding sequence ATGCCTCAGCAACTCTCTGACCTTCTTCAGTCCCGCGTTGAGGGCGACCTGATGTTTGATCAGTTCTCCCGCGGGCGTTATGCCACCGATGCCTCGCTCTATCAGATCATGCCGCTGGGCGTTCTATGCCCAAAGTCGGAAGACGACATCGCGGCGGCGATCGACATCGCGCGTGAACAACGGGTCCCGATCCTGCCGCGGGGCGGCGGCACCTCGCAATGCGGCCAAACGGTGAACGAGGCGCTTGTTCTCGACAACACACAATACTTCAACGACATCCTCGAACTCGATGTCGAAAATCAGCGCTGCGTCGTCCGCCCCGGCATCGTTCTGGACGTGTTGAACCGCGCGCTCAAACCGCATGGGCTGTGGTTCCCTGTCGATGTTTCTACCGCCTCGCGCGCTACCATCGGCGGCATGGCCGGTAACAATTCCTGCGGCGGCAAATCACTGCGCTACGGCATGATGCGCGACAATGTGTTGTCTATCGACGCCTTCATGGCCGACGGCAGCCACCATCACTTTGGCCTCAACGGCCCGCCCCCCTCGCCTGCCTATAAGGCGTTGAAAGACGACATGCAGTCCTTGGGCCGGCGCGAAGCAGCCGAGATCGAGGCCCGGTTTCCCAAGGTCATGCGGCGCGTTGGCGGCTACAACATCGACGCACTGACACCGGACAATGCGCCCCTAAATCTGGCGCAGCTTCTGGTAGGCTCCGAAGGCACGCTGGCCTACAGCACGGCCGTTGAGCTGAAGCTCTGGCCAATTCTGTCGCAAAAGGTGCTGGGGGTCTGCCACTTTGCCACCTTCCATCAGGCGATGGACGCCGCGCAACATCTGGTGAAGCTGCAACCGCAGGGCGTGGAATTGGTCGATGCCACGATGATCTCCCTCGCCCGCGACATTCAGATGTTCCAACCCACGATCGCAGAAGTCGTGACCGGCAGCCCCGAGGCGCTGCTCTTGGTTGAATTTGCCGAAGAAGATGTGACGCGTCACCCCGCCAAGCTAAAAGAGCTTGAAGAGATGATGGGGGATCTGGGATTTTCCTGGACCGGGACGGGCCGGAACTGGGGCGGGGTGACCAAGGTGACCGACGCCGCCCTGCAGGGCCGGATCGCCGAGTTGCGCAGTTCGGGGCTCAATATCATGATGTCGATGAAGGACGACGGTAAGCCGGTGTCCTTTGTTGAGGATTGTGCCGTCGAACTGCCGGACCTCGCCGCCTATACCGCTGGGCTGACCGAGATTTTCGACCGGCACGGCACCAAGGGCACCTGGTACGCCCATGCCTCGGTGGGCTGCCTGCATGTGCGCCCGGTGCTGAACCTAAAATTGGACAAAGACGTTAAGACGATGCGCCAGATCGCCGAGGAATGTTTCGACCTCGTCGCCCGCTACAAGGGCTCGCATTCCGGCGAACATGGCGATGGGCTGGTTCGTTCAGAATTCCACGAAAAGATGTTCGGCGCTCGCATGGTGGCCAATTTTGCCGAGGTAAAGCAGCGCTTCGATCCCGAAGGGCTATTCAACCCCGGCAAGATCGTCAACGCGCCGAAAATGGATGACCGGCGCCTGTTCCGCTATGGCCCTGACTATAACGCGCCCGAGATCAAAACTGCGCTGGATTGGTCCGATTGGACCGGCAGCGGCGGCGGGTTTCAGGGCGCGATCGAGATGTGCAACAACAACGGGGCCTGCCGCAAGCTCAAGGGCGGCGTCATGTGCCCCTCGTACCGTGTCACCCGCAAGGAACAGGATTTGACACGCGGCCGCGCCAATACCCTTCGTCTGGCGATCACCGGACAGCTGGGGCCGGATGCGCTGACCTCGGATGAGATGGCAGAAACCATGAAGCTCTGCGTCTCTTGCAAAGGCTGCAAGCGCGAATGCCCGACCGGCGTAGACATGGCGCGTATGAAGATCGAGGTGATGTCGGCCCGCGCCAAAAAACACGGGATCAGCCTGCACGACCGGCTTGTCGGCTATCTGCCGCGTTATGCCCCTATGGCCTCCCGCCTATCGGTCCTGGCAAACCTTCGCAACAGCGTGCCGGGACTGGCCCGGTTGACCGAAGGCCTGACCGGATTTACCCGCACCCGCGCGTTGCCAATTTGGAGCGCGAACGCTTTCCGCGACAGTGAGGTAGCACAGCAAGACCGGCCCGAAGCGGTGATCTTTGCCGATTGCTTTAACCGGTATTTTGAACCTGAAAACCTGCGCGCAACGGTGAATGTGATGGCGGCCGCGCATGTCCCGGTCGCCGTTGCCACACAGCCAAGGGGCGAACGGCCACTGTGCTGCGGGCGCACCTTTCTGTCGGTAGGCCTTGTCGAGGAAGCAAAAGTCGAGGCGCAGCGGCTGATCAAGGCGCTTTTGCCCTACGCGCAACAGGGGCTGCCGATCATCGGTCTTGAACCCAGCTGCCTGCTCACCCTGCGCGATGAAATCCCTGCGCTGCTGCCCGGTGCAGACACCGCATTGCTGGCGCGGCAGGCGCGGATGCTAGAGGAATATATTGCCGATCAGGAGGATAACCCCGACTTTGATCTACCGCTGAGCTCGCCTGCGCCCAAGGTTCTGCTGCATGGGCACTGCCATCAAAAAGCGATGGGGATCATGTCTAGCATCGAAAAGACCTTAGCACGTCTGCCTGACACCGAGATCGAGACGGTCGAGACAAGCTGCTGCGGCATGGCCGGTTCTTTTGGATACGGCGTCGACACCCACGAGGTTTCGCGTAAAATGGCCGAAGCCGATCTGGCCCCCGCTGTGCGCCGCGCCGAAGCATCCACCTTGATCGTGGCCGATGGCACCTCGTGTCGGCATCAGGTCTCGGATATTGCAGGGCGCAAGCCCATTCACGTGGCCCGCCTGCTGGAAATGGCCCTAAAAACCGGCGAGGAAGCCACCTAA
- a CDS encoding pyridoxal-phosphate-dependent aminotransferase family protein — protein sequence MLSAISQQTIDHRGPDFAAVGLKALNGLKTIFKTEEHVFIYPASGTGAWEAALVNTLSPGDRVLMFETGHFATLWKKLAEKLGLKAEFIEGDWRGGADPDQIEAYLAKDTSHEIKAVCVVHNETSTGSVSPIAAVRKAIDSAKHPALFMVDTISGLASLDYQHDAWGVDVTVSGSQKGLMLPPGLSFNAASAKALNANKTAKLQRSYWDWAEMLGPNQTGYFPYTPATNLLYGLNEAIDMLHEEGLDNVFARHARHGAAARAAVRHWGLEVLCATQGQESGVLTAVKMPDGHSADAFRASTLEHFDISLGNGLSKVADKVFRIGHLGDFNDLMLVATLAGVEMGLKKADVPHEEGGVQAAMQMLA from the coding sequence ATTTTGAGCGCAATTTCCCAGCAGACGATTGATCACCGCGGGCCGGATTTCGCGGCTGTCGGGCTTAAGGCGTTGAATGGGCTGAAGACGATCTTCAAGACCGAAGAGCATGTATTCATCTATCCCGCCTCAGGCACCGGCGCCTGGGAAGCGGCGCTGGTCAACACCCTTTCGCCCGGTGACCGTGTCCTGATGTTCGAAACCGGGCATTTTGCGACTCTGTGGAAGAAATTGGCCGAAAAGCTGGGCCTCAAGGCTGAGTTTATCGAAGGCGACTGGCGAGGCGGGGCAGATCCTGACCAGATTGAAGCCTATCTTGCCAAGGACACGTCGCATGAGATCAAGGCGGTCTGCGTGGTGCACAACGAAACCTCGACCGGGTCGGTGTCCCCGATCGCCGCCGTGCGCAAGGCGATAGACAGTGCCAAACATCCAGCGCTGTTCATGGTCGATACGATCTCGGGGCTTGCCTCGCTTGACTATCAACACGACGCCTGGGGCGTGGATGTAACCGTTTCGGGCTCGCAAAAGGGGCTGATGCTGCCGCCTGGCCTGTCGTTCAACGCCGCAAGTGCCAAGGCATTGAACGCGAACAAGACGGCTAAGCTGCAGCGCTCCTATTGGGACTGGGCAGAGATGTTGGGGCCGAACCAGACCGGATATTTTCCCTACACCCCCGCGACAAACCTGCTTTACGGTTTGAACGAGGCTATCGACATGCTGCACGAAGAGGGGCTGGACAATGTCTTTGCACGCCATGCCCGCCATGGTGCTGCGGCGCGGGCTGCGGTCCGGCATTGGGGGCTTGAGGTGCTCTGTGCTACACAGGGACAGGAGAGTGGCGTGCTCACGGCGGTTAAAATGCCGGACGGACATAGCGCTGATGCGTTCCGTGCCTCGACGCTGGAGCACTTCGACATCTCGCTTGGAAATGGGCTGTCCAAAGTGGCTGACAAGGTGTTCCGCATCGGACATCTGGGCGATTTCAACGACTTGATGCTTGTCGCAACGCTGGCTGGCGTCGAAATGGGATTGAAAAAAGCGGATGTGCCCCACGAGGAGGGTGGGGTGCAAGCCGCGATGCAGATGCTTGCCTGA